The proteins below are encoded in one region of Aquisphaera giovannonii:
- a CDS encoding HEAT repeat domain-containing protein, producing the protein MITAMAGAVLLLVSTGGSIHCGHDKVRQECSACGMEDPEVQRQIDRLHSSGWMGRRRAARALRKYDWKSHPEAADALAAAVLHDDCLLVRQEAAESLAKMKPCLPSVHEAVARAAKCDKSLLTRHWAKKALKSLGKACVETCSVCGEVPGEVIAPGEVIAPGEVIVPGGPVMESPPVDSGVEALPPAIDEAPARDPSAVPPPPSPFRRESGRPAYPAPAPAPMLEGPAIEGPGAMLLPAPRRLPPGRPAGPDAYVPGLPSRPYAAPLLMGRPNLAGALLGVGAPGEE; encoded by the coding sequence ATGATCACGGCGATGGCGGGTGCGGTCCTCCTGCTCGTTTCCACCGGCGGTTCCATCCACTGCGGCCACGACAAGGTCCGCCAGGAGTGTTCGGCGTGCGGGATGGAGGATCCGGAGGTGCAGCGGCAGATCGACCGGCTGCACTCGTCGGGGTGGATGGGCCGGCGGAGGGCGGCCCGGGCGTTGCGGAAGTATGACTGGAAGAGCCACCCGGAGGCGGCCGACGCCCTCGCGGCGGCGGTGCTGCACGACGACTGCCTGCTGGTCCGCCAGGAGGCGGCGGAGTCGCTGGCGAAGATGAAGCCGTGCCTGCCGAGCGTCCACGAGGCCGTCGCCCGGGCCGCGAAGTGCGACAAGAGCCTGCTCACCCGGCACTGGGCGAAGAAGGCGCTCAAGTCGCTCGGCAAGGCCTGCGTGGAGACCTGCTCGGTCTGCGGCGAGGTGCCGGGCGAGGTCATCGCACCGGGCGAGGTCATCGCACCGGGCGAGGTCATCGTCCCGGGCGGGCCGGTCATGGAATCGCCGCCGGTCGACTCCGGCGTCGAGGCCCTGCCGCCGGCCATCGACGAGGCGCCGGCCCGGGACCCGTCCGCGGTGCCGCCGCCCCCTTCGCCGTTCCGCCGCGAGAGCGGACGGCCGGCGTACCCGGCCCCGGCCCCGGCCCCGATGCTGGAAGGGCCCGCGATCGAGGGCCCCGGCGCGATGCTCCTCCCCGCGCCGCGGCGGCTCCCCCCCGGCCGGCCGGCCGGGCCGGACGCCTACGTGCCCGGCCTGCCTTCCCGGCCCTACGCGGCCCCGCTGCTGATGGGCCGGCCCAACCTCGCCGGCGCTTTGCTGGGGGTCGGGGCCCCCGGCGAGGAGTGA
- a CDS encoding 3-keto-disaccharide hydrolase: MRYVLAFACVFTSLCLRAPAQERPTPLFNGKDLSGWTAVFEAQGADPSRTWSVADGVLKCTGKPVGYLKTDREYSDYVLTVEWRWPAGTEGGNNGVLVHSTTPRALGIWPKSIEVQLFKGNAGEFWVIGTDLDVADEATRKQDRRHRNLVYGSEKPVGEWNRMEIACKGDTIRVKVNGTLVNEATNCSVSRGAICLQSEGSPIEFRNIVLTPLAK; this comes from the coding sequence ATGAGGTACGTTCTGGCATTCGCTTGCGTGTTTACTTCGCTCTGCCTCCGTGCCCCGGCCCAGGAGAGGCCGACCCCGCTGTTCAACGGCAAGGACCTCTCCGGCTGGACGGCGGTGTTCGAGGCGCAGGGGGCCGACCCGTCGCGGACCTGGAGCGTCGCCGACGGCGTGCTGAAATGCACCGGCAAGCCGGTCGGGTACCTGAAGACCGATCGCGAGTATTCCGACTACGTCCTGACGGTGGAGTGGCGGTGGCCGGCGGGGACCGAGGGCGGCAACAACGGGGTCCTGGTCCATTCCACCACGCCCCGGGCGCTCGGCATCTGGCCGAAGTCGATCGAGGTGCAGCTCTTCAAGGGGAACGCGGGGGAGTTCTGGGTCATCGGCACCGACCTGGACGTGGCCGACGAGGCGACCCGCAAGCAGGACCGGCGGCACCGGAACCTCGTCTACGGCTCGGAGAAGCCGGTCGGCGAGTGGAACCGGATGGAGATCGCCTGCAAGGGCGACACCATCCGGGTGAAGGTCAACGGCACCCTGGTGAACGAGGCGACGAATTGCAGCGTGAGCCGGGGCGCGATCTGCCTCCAGTCGGAAGGCTCGCCGATCGAGTTCCGCAACATCGTGCTCACCCCGCTGGCGAAGTGA
- a CDS encoding phosphatase PAP2 family protein — MNAPRWVVALGRAVHPGDRAILGLLALAEGVALVRWPVVGTELTPLVLVQSALLVGFLGASAVLTRREGCRWVPYARAVVAVAVVFTLYTSLGKLGVAAMPYLADAWLSHADSALLGFDPSLALQPYQTPGRVEFFSFIYASFIPYIYLSLFLGCLGRRPLEREQFLTGWIFAYVISYLGYIFVPAHGPVVYQAGQYSAPLAGGFFHDTVVRANEATGGLQGVFPSLHVGCSAYLCLFDLRTNRLRGLTYLPIVLLIYGATLFLRYHYVVDLIAGTAIAWGCNGLGRHAVLAWARARQRVGRPALPGGEGDDLSFLPRRGEAGAAPLLPSH, encoded by the coding sequence ATGAACGCGCCGCGATGGGTGGTCGCCCTGGGCCGCGCCGTCCACCCCGGGGACCGGGCCATCCTCGGGCTCCTGGCCCTCGCGGAGGGGGTCGCCCTGGTCCGCTGGCCCGTCGTGGGGACCGAGCTGACGCCGCTGGTCCTGGTCCAGTCGGCCCTGCTCGTCGGATTCCTTGGGGCGTCGGCGGTCCTGACGCGTCGGGAAGGCTGCCGATGGGTGCCCTATGCTCGCGCGGTCGTCGCGGTCGCGGTCGTCTTCACGCTCTACACCAGCCTCGGCAAGCTGGGGGTGGCCGCCATGCCGTATCTCGCCGATGCCTGGCTCTCCCACGCGGACAGCGCCCTCCTCGGCTTCGACCCGAGCCTCGCGCTTCAGCCGTATCAGACGCCGGGCCGGGTCGAGTTCTTCAGCTTCATCTACGCCAGCTTCATCCCGTACATCTACCTATCCCTCTTCCTGGGCTGCCTGGGGCGACGCCCGCTGGAGCGGGAGCAGTTCCTGACGGGTTGGATCTTCGCCTACGTCATCAGTTATCTGGGTTACATCTTCGTGCCCGCGCACGGGCCGGTGGTGTATCAGGCCGGCCAGTATTCGGCGCCGCTGGCGGGGGGCTTCTTCCATGACACGGTGGTCCGGGCGAACGAGGCGACAGGCGGCCTCCAGGGCGTCTTCCCCAGCCTCCACGTGGGGTGCTCGGCGTACCTCTGCCTCTTCGACCTGAGGACCAACCGGCTGCGAGGGCTGACCTACCTGCCGATCGTCCTCCTGATCTACGGCGCGACCCTGTTCCTCCGGTACCACTACGTGGTCGACCTGATCGCGGGGACCGCGATCGCCTGGGGCTGCAATGGCCTGGGCCGGCATGCGGTCCTGGCCTGGGCGCGAGCCCGCCAGCGTGTCGGCCGTCCGGCGCTCCCGGGAGGTGAAGGCGATGATCTATCGTTTCTTCCGCGCCGTGGCGAGGCTGGCGCTGCACCTCTTCTTCCGTCGCATTGA
- a CDS encoding 1-acyl-sn-glycerol-3-phosphate acyltransferase, producing MIYRFFRAVARLALHLFFRRIEVEARHNAPPVGPVLFVPNHTNALVDPLVLMTSLRREVTITAKDLLGRNPLLRWLMAALGVVTFHRRSDVGKGADLRANVRSLQLCREILAGGGAICIFPEGVSHSDPGLRGFHAGPARIALDYLKKDGNPGRLRIVPVGLLYTEKDRFRSGVWLRFGHPIDVARWAQAHPLAGPAELTAELERQVRALTLNYESRRESAILSWTAEIAATRAEAPAALGGEDRPVADWFRLLGRLQAGYRELLRSDPRAARELARRIRRHRSELRRAGIAPHEVYLPMHPGRAAFFLVRELELAVVGTPLALFGAVNHIVPYQIVEWLARRLSTDRDHWASNVIYPGIVIFPASYAVLLAAAWWILPPAWAALYTVLLPFTGYYALLFRDRAGHAWRRTVTFLRFLRRPGDQARLAAEGRAIVDRLRELGGRLEREQAPPPEPGAGPLPRSGAGPLFALSASALEEQFRDDIATLRDVLAGLDRLQAEWAEARGTIRARDRGYFTPAEDDRVRRLLLAYRSYRMVLYEIVERYLDHDQLEVPADQVRGFLIAYAAGLTLYASAMKFIQAYEREPLIRKKLNEPDPRSGLGPGFFEEVFRTYTSLINYRTLAGCGRYWLAHRREARAPGLRDDPDWPWLVGVIRGQRARFRTTFWSILRLRARHDGRFLLRSLRGPIHRARYGLRAFVGATLGPRHTVLRYEPALDAEVLSRLAAGLEPGDVLLARSEHKFTTAILPGFWCHAALYLGRRGDLERLGLASDPAVRPHLDRLSKEGGPFGATIEAVAPRVAIRPLEECLRADHVLALRPDLPEADRRAAVIEAFRHLGEPYDFEFDFNVPGRMVCTELVYRSYHDRGPIAFPLTRRLGRYTLSCDDIVRWLLDRVDAAAAPEQAPFHPVCLVLQDSDRGAKFVPRDREIEALRLLRDGVAPSAVLRSAACSISPPPQRVP from the coding sequence ATGATCTATCGTTTCTTCCGCGCCGTGGCGAGGCTGGCGCTGCACCTCTTCTTCCGTCGCATTGAAGTGGAGGCCCGGCACAACGCGCCGCCGGTCGGGCCGGTCCTGTTCGTGCCGAACCACACCAACGCGCTCGTCGATCCCCTGGTGCTGATGACGAGCCTCCGCCGCGAGGTCACGATCACGGCGAAGGACCTGCTGGGCCGGAATCCCCTCCTGCGATGGCTGATGGCCGCCCTGGGCGTGGTGACGTTCCATCGCCGTTCCGACGTGGGGAAGGGCGCGGACCTCCGGGCGAACGTCCGGAGCCTCCAGCTCTGCCGCGAGATCCTCGCCGGCGGCGGCGCGATCTGCATCTTCCCGGAGGGGGTCAGCCATTCCGACCCCGGCCTCCGCGGCTTCCACGCCGGCCCGGCCCGGATCGCCCTGGACTACCTGAAGAAGGACGGCAACCCCGGCCGGCTGCGGATCGTGCCGGTGGGCCTCCTCTACACCGAGAAGGACCGCTTCCGTTCCGGGGTCTGGCTGCGGTTCGGGCATCCGATCGACGTCGCCCGATGGGCCCAGGCCCACCCCCTCGCCGGGCCCGCGGAGCTGACCGCCGAGCTCGAGCGTCAGGTCCGCGCCCTGACGCTCAACTACGAGTCCCGCCGCGAGTCGGCGATCCTGAGCTGGACCGCGGAGATCGCGGCCACGAGGGCCGAGGCCCCTGCCGCCCTCGGCGGCGAGGACCGCCCCGTCGCCGACTGGTTCCGCCTCCTGGGGCGGCTCCAGGCCGGCTACCGGGAGCTCCTGCGGAGCGACCCCCGGGCGGCTCGCGAGCTGGCCCGGAGGATCCGCCGCCATCGCTCCGAGCTGCGGAGGGCCGGCATCGCGCCGCACGAGGTCTACCTGCCGATGCACCCGGGCCGGGCGGCGTTCTTCCTCGTCCGCGAGCTGGAGCTGGCGGTCGTCGGCACGCCCCTGGCCCTCTTCGGGGCGGTGAACCACATCGTCCCTTATCAGATCGTCGAGTGGCTCGCCCGCAGGCTCTCGACCGACAGGGACCACTGGGCGTCCAACGTGATCTATCCCGGGATCGTCATCTTCCCGGCCTCCTACGCGGTCCTGCTCGCCGCCGCCTGGTGGATCCTGCCCCCGGCGTGGGCGGCCCTGTACACGGTGCTATTGCCCTTCACCGGCTACTACGCCCTGCTCTTCCGCGACCGGGCCGGCCACGCGTGGCGTCGCACGGTCACGTTCCTGCGGTTCCTGCGACGGCCCGGGGACCAGGCACGCCTGGCCGCGGAGGGCCGGGCGATCGTCGATCGGCTGCGAGAGCTCGGGGGCCGGCTCGAGCGGGAGCAGGCCCCGCCGCCGGAGCCGGGCGCGGGGCCCCTCCCGCGGTCCGGGGCCGGGCCCCTGTTCGCCCTCTCGGCCTCGGCCCTCGAGGAGCAGTTCCGCGACGACATCGCGACCCTGCGCGACGTGCTGGCCGGGCTCGATCGGCTCCAGGCCGAGTGGGCCGAGGCCCGCGGGACGATCCGGGCCCGCGACCGGGGCTACTTCACGCCGGCCGAGGACGACCGCGTGCGCCGGCTCCTGCTGGCCTATCGCAGCTACCGCATGGTGCTCTACGAGATCGTCGAGCGCTACCTCGACCACGACCAGCTCGAGGTGCCGGCCGACCAGGTCCGCGGCTTCCTGATCGCCTACGCGGCCGGCCTGACGCTGTACGCCAGCGCGATGAAGTTCATCCAGGCCTACGAGCGCGAGCCCCTGATCCGGAAGAAGCTCAACGAGCCCGACCCTCGCTCCGGGCTCGGCCCCGGGTTCTTCGAGGAGGTCTTCCGGACCTACACCTCCCTGATCAATTACCGGACGCTCGCGGGCTGCGGGCGATACTGGCTGGCGCACCGCCGCGAGGCCCGGGCGCCGGGGCTCCGCGACGATCCCGACTGGCCCTGGCTGGTCGGGGTGATCCGCGGCCAGCGTGCGAGGTTCCGCACGACCTTCTGGTCCATCCTGCGGCTCCGCGCCCGCCACGACGGGCGGTTCCTCCTCCGCTCGCTCCGCGGCCCGATCCACCGCGCCCGCTACGGCCTGCGGGCGTTCGTGGGCGCCACGCTCGGGCCGCGGCACACCGTGCTCCGGTACGAGCCCGCGCTCGACGCGGAGGTCCTGTCCCGGCTCGCCGCGGGGCTGGAGCCGGGGGACGTCCTGCTGGCCCGCTCCGAGCACAAGTTCACGACCGCGATCCTCCCCGGGTTCTGGTGCCACGCCGCGCTCTACCTGGGCCGCCGGGGCGACCTCGAGCGGCTGGGGCTGGCGTCCGACCCCGCGGTCCGCCCCCACCTGGATCGGCTCTCGAAGGAAGGGGGGCCGTTCGGCGCCACGATCGAGGCCGTCGCGCCGCGGGTGGCGATCCGGCCGCTGGAGGAGTGCCTCCGGGCGGATCACGTCCTGGCCCTGCGGCCCGACCTGCCCGAGGCGGACCGACGCGCGGCCGTGATCGAGGCGTTCCGCCACCTGGGCGAGCCGTACGACTTCGAGTTCGACTTCAACGTGCCGGGGCGGATGGTCTGCACGGAGCTCGTCTACCGCAGCTACCACGACCGCGGGCCCATCGCGTTCCCGCTCACCAGGCGGCTGGGGCGGTACACCCTGAGCTGCGACGACATCGTCCGCTGGCTCCTCGACCGGGTCGACGCCGCCGCGGCCCCCGAGCAGGCCCCGTTCCACCCGGTCTGCCTGGTCCTCCAGGACTCCGATCGCGGGGCGAAGTTCGTCCCGCGCGACCGCGAGATCGAGGCCCTCCGGCTCCTGCGGGACGGCGTGGCCCCCTCCGCGGTGCTCCGCTCCGCGGCCTGCTCGATCAGCCCGCCGCCCCAACGCGTGCCGTGA
- a CDS encoding PEP/pyruvate-binding domain-containing protein yields the protein MDLVIGLDRPGGAIPSLVGGKGTNLATLTLAGFPVPPGFVVTSEAYRRYLDAIDWLDEALGALDFGSPSRLRDQCEELRGRLREHPLPPDVAAAIVEALEGLGASEECRFAVRSSSTLEDMAQAAFAGQHDTYLGVSGRDAIADRVRDVFVSLWGDRAVLYRHHQGFDQRQARMAVVVQRQVACDRAGVGFSIDPVGGRLDRLVIDANYGLGESVVSGEGEVDHFELDKGSLEITCRSIGHKDRRVVTSGGGVGEEAVPADLADAPCLADAELAEVAGLLKRVEAHYGWPQDIEWGYLGAGLFLFQSRAVTTIQPRYTRDESAERFPNPMTPLTWDFLGAVFRRSLTHSLALMGLPPLKDDWFSLHDFYVYGNQNAVDLLAAYRPLRARSLPELIAEIPDLRRRYAWVLELPVRWARDLDRYLIRLGRLSARPLSGLGVPELWEHALAIQEVAGDYFEPNIAISITQSFLHRLLLGLVELAVGPGRAMEVFDGLMAGCETKTAVVNRELHGLALLAARDEALRRELIERGGRAAWDGGELAGHREFAGRLARFLDDHGHREIDMDYSVPTWSGQPWVVLDTIALILRQPSPADPEGTAREQRLRFAEVEVAFLAGLPEGVRFFFRELIRLARTYTTLDDVEHYQTTRINPVARDVAIEMGRRLVEAGILDVPEDVFFFRRADLESLVAEFPPRDPATYRARALAARRGYERARGSSPPWALGGDGEGRPAAGDEAAGRVLKGIPGSPGSAQAPCFLVHGPDDFARFPAGSILVARTTNPAWTSLFYSAAGLIAESGGPLSHGAVTAREMGLPAVMSVRGVMGRLHDGDVVSIDGARGTVSLEGR from the coding sequence ATGGACCTCGTCATCGGCCTCGATCGCCCCGGAGGGGCCATCCCCTCGCTGGTGGGCGGCAAGGGCACCAATCTCGCCACGCTGACGCTCGCGGGCTTCCCGGTGCCGCCCGGATTCGTCGTGACCTCGGAGGCCTACCGCCGCTACCTGGACGCCATCGACTGGCTCGACGAGGCGCTCGGGGCGCTCGATTTCGGCTCCCCTTCGCGGCTCAGGGACCAGTGCGAGGAGTTGCGCGGGCGGCTCCGGGAGCACCCCCTGCCCCCGGACGTGGCCGCGGCCATCGTCGAGGCGCTTGAGGGGCTGGGGGCCTCCGAGGAATGCCGCTTCGCCGTCCGGTCCTCGTCGACCCTGGAGGACATGGCCCAGGCCGCGTTCGCCGGCCAGCACGACACGTACCTCGGCGTCTCGGGCCGGGATGCGATCGCGGACCGGGTCCGCGACGTCTTCGTCTCCCTCTGGGGGGACCGGGCGGTGCTCTATCGGCATCACCAGGGCTTCGACCAGCGGCAGGCCCGGATGGCGGTGGTGGTCCAGCGGCAGGTCGCCTGCGACCGGGCGGGCGTGGGCTTCTCGATCGACCCCGTCGGCGGACGCCTCGATCGGCTCGTGATCGACGCCAACTACGGCCTCGGCGAGTCGGTCGTCTCCGGCGAGGGCGAGGTGGACCATTTCGAGCTCGACAAGGGGTCGCTGGAGATCACCTGCCGGAGCATCGGGCACAAGGACCGTCGGGTCGTGACATCCGGCGGCGGCGTGGGCGAGGAGGCCGTGCCCGCCGACCTCGCCGACGCCCCCTGCCTCGCCGACGCGGAGCTGGCCGAGGTGGCCGGGCTCCTGAAGCGGGTCGAGGCCCACTACGGCTGGCCGCAGGACATCGAGTGGGGCTACCTCGGCGCGGGCCTCTTCCTGTTCCAGTCCCGGGCCGTGACCACGATCCAGCCGCGATACACCCGCGACGAGTCGGCCGAGCGATTCCCCAACCCGATGACCCCGCTGACCTGGGACTTCCTGGGGGCGGTCTTCCGCCGCTCGCTCACGCATTCCCTGGCGCTGATGGGGCTGCCGCCGCTGAAGGACGACTGGTTCAGCCTCCATGACTTCTACGTGTACGGCAATCAGAACGCCGTGGACCTCCTGGCGGCGTACCGGCCGCTCCGCGCCCGCAGCCTGCCGGAGCTGATCGCCGAGATCCCCGACCTCCGCCGGCGGTATGCCTGGGTGCTGGAGCTGCCCGTCCGCTGGGCCCGCGACCTGGACCGCTACCTGATCCGCCTGGGGCGGCTCTCCGCCCGGCCGCTCTCCGGCCTCGGCGTCCCGGAGCTCTGGGAGCATGCCCTGGCGATCCAGGAGGTCGCCGGCGACTACTTCGAGCCCAACATCGCCATTTCGATCACCCAGTCGTTCCTCCACCGGCTCCTCCTGGGCCTCGTCGAGCTGGCCGTCGGGCCGGGGCGGGCCATGGAGGTCTTCGACGGCCTGATGGCCGGCTGCGAGACCAAGACGGCCGTCGTGAACCGGGAGCTGCACGGGCTCGCCCTGCTGGCCGCGCGGGACGAGGCGCTGCGGCGCGAGCTGATCGAGCGCGGCGGGCGGGCGGCCTGGGACGGCGGCGAGCTCGCCGGCCATCGCGAGTTCGCCGGCCGGCTGGCCCGATTCCTCGACGACCACGGGCACCGAGAGATCGACATGGACTACTCCGTCCCGACCTGGTCGGGCCAGCCCTGGGTCGTCCTCGACACCATCGCCCTGATCCTCCGCCAGCCCTCGCCCGCGGACCCGGAGGGGACCGCCCGGGAGCAGCGCCTCCGGTTCGCCGAGGTTGAGGTCGCGTTCCTGGCCGGCCTGCCGGAGGGCGTCCGCTTCTTCTTCCGGGAGCTGATCCGCCTGGCGAGGACCTACACGACGCTCGACGACGTCGAGCACTACCAGACGACGCGGATCAACCCCGTGGCGAGGGACGTCGCGATCGAGATGGGGCGGAGGCTCGTGGAGGCGGGCATCCTCGACGTGCCGGAGGACGTGTTCTTCTTCCGCCGCGCCGACCTCGAGTCCCTGGTGGCCGAGTTCCCGCCCCGGGATCCCGCGACCTACCGCGCCCGGGCCCTCGCCGCCCGGCGCGGCTATGAGCGGGCCCGCGGATCGTCGCCGCCATGGGCCCTGGGCGGGGACGGCGAGGGGCGCCCCGCGGCGGGCGACGAGGCGGCCGGCCGCGTCCTCAAGGGCATACCCGGCAGCCCGGGCTCGGCCCAGGCGCCCTGCTTCCTGGTCCACGGCCCGGACGACTTCGCCCGGTTCCCGGCCGGCTCGATCCTCGTCGCCCGGACGACGAATCCGGCCTGGACCTCGCTCTTCTACAGCGCGGCCGGCCTGATCGCCGAGAGCGGCGGCCCCCTCAGCCACGGCGCCGTCACGGCTCGCGAGATGGGACTCCCGGCCGTCATGTCCGTCCGCGGCGTCATGGGCCGGCTGCACGACGGGGACGTGGTGAGCATCGACGGCGCCCGGGGGACCGTGAGCCTGGAAGGGCGGTAG
- a CDS encoding OPT family oligopeptide transporter: MESPSNMAASPPPTVAGEPKDAAFRPYVPAGAELAELSPKAVVLGSLLGVVFGASSLYLFLKVGMTVSASIPVAVLAITIFRGLSRAFGTRPTTILENNVVQTAGSAGESIAFGVGATMPALMLLGYELEWTRVMLVSVLGGLLGILMMIPLRKAFIVKQHKALPYPEGTACAKVLIVGEHGGSHAQTVFLGFGVGFVYQILMKGLKLWSSEWDRAITGIKGYTKAVVAMEPDPVLLGVGYIIGPRIAAVMVGGGLLTALMLTPMIAYFGEGLPGVLLPGQKPIHDMSAGEISGQYVRYIGAGAVAAGGILSMLNALPLIVSSVLGSFGALGTGRKAAEDGGEGDGTVEAPRTDRDIPMPLVFLGCIALVAVIAASNLIPTNPVGRVIGGAMVVVFGFLFVTVSSRITGVIGSSSNPISGMTIATLLLTCLIFVLLGWVGPEYRLAALSIAGVVCIASSNGGTTSQDLKTGYLVGATPWKQQVAILAGALVSAVVMGGILLWLNDAYSTVTDRAGDLPAVKADAAALKDTEAGPDGKAYKVWWVVNPEPGVLPGKYLVDEAGQARYLIDPGIGGRLNYSTTGADLKKFNPPQPRLFATIIDGIMKGDLPWGLVILGAVLAIVMQLAGVSALAFAVGVYLPLSTTLPIFVGGLIRLVVDRARRFNAEESDMSPGTMMSTGLIAGGSLAGIIIALLVVFEKAGQALDMSRKVGEEVQYLLPAIGAFAAIAATLLIVAMAGKRPVVEDAKDVEAIVTEI; this comes from the coding sequence ATGGAGAGCCCCAGCAACATGGCCGCCTCGCCCCCCCCGACCGTCGCCGGCGAGCCCAAGGACGCCGCGTTCCGACCGTATGTCCCGGCCGGCGCGGAGCTGGCCGAGCTCTCGCCGAAGGCCGTCGTGCTCGGCTCGCTCCTGGGGGTCGTCTTCGGGGCGTCGTCGCTCTACCTGTTCCTGAAGGTCGGGATGACGGTCTCGGCGTCGATCCCGGTGGCGGTGCTGGCGATCACCATCTTCCGGGGGCTCTCGCGGGCGTTCGGGACGCGGCCGACGACGATCCTCGAGAACAACGTCGTCCAGACGGCCGGCTCCGCGGGCGAGTCCATCGCCTTCGGCGTCGGCGCGACGATGCCCGCGCTGATGCTCCTGGGCTACGAGCTCGAGTGGACGCGGGTCATGCTCGTCTCGGTGCTCGGCGGGCTGCTCGGCATCCTCATGATGATCCCGCTCCGCAAGGCGTTCATCGTCAAGCAGCACAAGGCCCTGCCGTACCCCGAGGGGACGGCCTGCGCCAAGGTGCTGATCGTCGGCGAGCACGGCGGGTCGCACGCCCAGACCGTCTTCCTCGGCTTCGGCGTGGGATTCGTCTACCAGATCCTGATGAAGGGGCTGAAGCTCTGGTCGAGCGAGTGGGACCGGGCCATCACCGGGATCAAGGGCTACACCAAGGCGGTCGTGGCGATGGAGCCCGACCCGGTCCTGCTGGGCGTCGGCTACATCATCGGCCCGCGGATCGCGGCGGTCATGGTCGGCGGCGGGCTGCTCACGGCCCTGATGCTCACGCCCATGATCGCCTACTTCGGCGAGGGCCTGCCCGGCGTGCTGCTCCCCGGCCAGAAGCCGATCCACGACATGAGCGCCGGGGAAATCTCCGGCCAGTACGTCCGCTACATCGGCGCCGGGGCGGTGGCCGCCGGCGGCATCCTCAGCATGCTCAACGCCCTGCCGCTGATCGTCTCGTCGGTGCTCGGCAGCTTCGGGGCGCTGGGGACCGGCAGGAAGGCCGCGGAGGACGGTGGCGAGGGCGACGGCACCGTCGAGGCCCCGCGGACGGACCGCGACATCCCGATGCCGCTCGTCTTCCTCGGCTGCATCGCCCTGGTCGCGGTGATCGCCGCGTCGAACCTGATCCCGACGAACCCCGTCGGCCGGGTCATCGGCGGGGCGATGGTCGTCGTCTTCGGGTTCCTCTTCGTGACGGTCAGCTCGCGGATCACGGGCGTGATCGGCTCGTCGTCGAACCCGATCTCGGGGATGACGATCGCGACCCTGCTGCTGACCTGCCTCATCTTCGTCCTGCTGGGCTGGGTGGGTCCGGAGTACCGGCTGGCGGCCCTCTCGATCGCGGGGGTGGTCTGCATCGCCTCCTCGAACGGCGGGACGACCTCGCAGGACCTCAAGACGGGCTACCTCGTCGGGGCGACGCCCTGGAAGCAGCAGGTGGCGATCCTCGCCGGCGCCCTCGTCTCGGCCGTCGTGATGGGGGGCATCCTCCTCTGGCTGAACGACGCCTACTCGACCGTGACCGACCGCGCGGGGGACCTGCCCGCCGTCAAGGCGGACGCGGCCGCGTTGAAGGACACCGAGGCCGGACCCGACGGCAAGGCCTACAAGGTGTGGTGGGTGGTCAATCCCGAGCCCGGCGTCCTGCCCGGCAAGTACCTGGTGGACGAGGCCGGGCAGGCGAGGTACCTGATCGACCCGGGCATCGGCGGCCGCCTGAATTACTCGACCACCGGCGCCGACCTGAAGAAGTTCAACCCGCCGCAGCCGAGGCTCTTCGCCACGATCATCGACGGCATCATGAAGGGGGACCTCCCCTGGGGCCTGGTGATCCTCGGGGCGGTGCTCGCCATCGTGATGCAGCTCGCGGGCGTCTCCGCCCTGGCGTTCGCCGTGGGCGTCTACCTGCCGCTCTCCACGACGCTGCCCATCTTCGTCGGCGGCCTGATCCGGCTGGTGGTGGACCGGGCCCGCCGGTTCAACGCGGAGGAGTCGGACATGAGCCCCGGGACCATGATGTCCACGGGCCTGATCGCGGGCGGCTCGCTGGCCGGCATCATCATCGCCCTGCTGGTGGTCTTCGAGAAGGCGGGCCAGGCGCTCGACATGTCGAGGAAGGTCGGCGAGGAGGTGCAGTACCTCCTGCCGGCCATCGGGGCCTTCGCCGCCATCGCCGCGACCCTTCTGATCGTCGCGATGGCGGGCAAGCGCCCGGTCGTCGAGGACGCCAAGGACGTGGAGGCGATCGTCACCGAGATCTGA
- a CDS encoding adenylate kinase family protein: MNTLPDSLAGLDEPATRYHAYLLFGMPGSGKGTQGAVLGQLPSLRHISMGDIFRKIPKYGRIGREIEQYTSQGRMVPDELTVRIFRQHLHILELQELLIADQHTLILDGLPRCYAQAEMLSSVIEVVQIFHLGIKDTKVAMERMKARALRENRLDDMNEEVIRRRLNTYYEDTYKTLSFYPPEIVYDVDAGQCMIDVLRDIVNRLAEVKTRSLAVHRLEVSRI, encoded by the coding sequence ATGAACACTCTGCCCGACAGCCTCGCGGGCCTCGACGAGCCCGCGACCCGGTATCACGCCTATCTCCTGTTCGGCATGCCGGGGAGCGGGAAGGGGACGCAGGGGGCGGTGCTCGGCCAGCTCCCCTCGCTGCGGCACATCTCCATGGGGGACATCTTCCGGAAGATCCCGAAGTACGGGCGGATCGGCCGGGAGATCGAACAGTATACCTCGCAAGGGCGGATGGTCCCGGACGAGCTGACGGTCCGGATCTTCCGGCAGCACCTGCACATCCTGGAGCTCCAGGAATTGCTGATCGCGGACCAGCACACGCTGATCCTCGACGGCCTGCCGCGTTGCTACGCCCAGGCGGAGATGCTCAGCAGCGTGATCGAGGTCGTCCAGATCTTCCACCTGGGGATCAAGGACACGAAGGTCGCGATGGAGCGGATGAAGGCGCGGGCGCTCCGGGAGAACCGCCTCGACGACATGAACGAGGAGGTCATCCGCCGTCGCCTCAACACCTACTACGAGGACACCTACAAGACGCTCAGCTTCTACCCTCCGGAGATCGTCTACGACGTCGACGCCGGCCAGTGCATGATCGACGTGCTGAGGGACATCGTCAATCGCCTCGCCGAGGTGAAGACCCGCTCCCTGGCGGTCCACCGGCTGGAGGTGTCGCGGATCTGA